CCTTCTGCCTTCTGCCTTCTGCCTTCTGCCTTCTGCCTTCTGCCTTCTGCCTTTCTGCCTTCTGCTAAGCTAGGTGCATTTTTAACACAGACGCGGGTGCTTTGCGAATCCGGCAAAGGACGGTTTCTTTGCCTAGTTTTTGGCAGGCTTCGTAGCGGTGACAGCCGGAGAAGCCGTAATATCTTCCTTCTACTTCTAAGATGTCGATCGGTTCTTGTTGACCAATTTCTTGAATGGATTTCATTAAGGCTTCTACTTTAGCTGGGTCTGTCTGCCGAATTAACGGACGATAAATATTTTTTAAGGGGATTTCTTGTACTCTGACCATTGGATTGGTTACTGGTTGTTTTCTCTCTTAACTAAATCATAATCGTTATGAGTTTGAATTGCAACTAATTTTAGTCAAGATCGGGTAATCTAATCGGAAGTGACCGATCGCAAAACAGCCATGAAAACTCGCACCTGTAATGTCGGAGAGATTCAGAAGCGCACTAAGCCAAGGG
This genomic stretch from Phormidium ambiguum IAM M-71 harbors:
- a CDS encoding ParB N-terminal domain-containing protein is translated as MVRVQEIPLKNIYRPLIRQTDPAKVEALMKSIQEIGQQEPIDILEVEGRYYGFSGCHRYEACQKLGKETVLCRIRKAPASVLKMHLA